A segment of the Candidatus Eisenbacteria bacterium genome:
ACCGTGCCGGCGTTGATCGTCATGTTGAACGGCGCTCCACCCGTGGTCGGGGTCAGCGTGAGTCCTGCACCACCGCCCGGGTAGGTGAAACCGGCCAGGCTGCCGTTCGAGGCGAACGACACCGTGCCGGTTCCGGCCGGAGCCACCGTCGCGGTCGGGCACGCAGCCGCCCAATCCCATGTCGCGGCCGCGGTCTTGGTGAACGTGATCGAGACTTCGTGCGAAGCGCCCGCGCTGTCGTAGGTGGTGACCGTCATGGTGTGCGTCGCACCGACCGCGGCACCGGCGTCGAGATTGCCCGCCAGCGTGAGTGCACTGGTCGGCTGTGCGGCGGCCCGGTCGCTCAGGCGCAACTGGATGTCACCGACCGCCGAACCGGTCGAGAAGTTTCCGAGCGAGTCGGCATTGATTCCCTGCAGCAGGAAGCCGGTGTTGCCCAGCACCATGCGCCCGTCGGCATCGAGCTTGAAGTTGCCGGCGCGCGAGTACACGCGACGCTGCCCGTTGTGCAGAACGAACATGCTGTCGCCCTGGATGCCGAAGTCGAACGGCGAGCCGGTCGCCTCGAGGCTGCCCTGCGTGAAGATCTGATCCACGCTGCCGAGATTCACGCCGGTACCGATCTGCATCGGGTTGGTACCGCCCAGCGTGGCGCTCGGACGCGAAGCGCCCTGCAGCGTCTGAACGAACGATTCCTTGAAGCTCGCCCGCGATGACTTGAAGGCGACGGTGTTGACGTTCGCGATGTTGTTACCGATCACGTCCATCCGGATCTGGTGGTTTCGCAGGCCCGACACACCCGCGAACAGTGCGCGCATCATGTTGGGTTTCCTCCTGTCCCTGGCTCGAGTGCAGCATGATCCGCCGATTCGTTCGGCGGAGGTTTCATTCAGTGAACGGTCGTATTACGGCGTCGTGGTCGGCGTTCCAATCTCGGCCACGTCGTCGAGCACCACTTCCATGCCGCCGATGCGCAGCACGATGCTGCCGTCGCGGAAGCTCACTCCGCTGACGGTCCCGGTGACGTACGGCGTGACCGGAATCGTCTTGCCAGCACCGTCCTTGACCTGCACCTCGTACTTGTAGACACCGGGCACCAGACCCTCGGGCAATGCGAGCGTCTGGCTGCCGCCCGGCATCGATCCGAACTCCCGGCGCGCGACTTCCTTGCCCTTCGAGTCCCGCACGATCAGCGTGGTGGTGCCTCCGACACCTCCGATGTCGACCTTGATCGGCGGACTCGAGTTCGCCGTCACTTCGAGCTGATTGCCGTGAGCGATCACCGAACGCCCCAGCATGGCGGCACTCAGCGTGGTCTTGCCGATCACGTTGCTCAGCTCGAGCGCCGTGGTCTGCGCCACCAGGCCGTCGCCGATCTGCTGGAGCTGCTCGACGGTGCTGAACTGCGCGAGCTGTGCGGCGAATTCATGCGGCTGAAGCGGGCTCATCGGATCCTGATTCTTCAATTGCGTGACCAGCATTTGAAGGAACTGGTCGCGTCCCATGGCACTCGAGCGGCTGGCAGCGTTCGACAGCGACCCGCTGTCGCCACCGCTGGTGCTCG
Coding sequences within it:
- a CDS encoding flagellar hook protein FlgE, which codes for MMRALFAGVSGLRNHQIRMDVIGNNIANVNTVAFKSSRASFKESFVQTLQGASRPSATLGGTNPMQIGTGVNLGSVDQIFTQGSLEATGSPFDFGIQGDSMFVLHNGQRRVYSRAGNFKLDADGRMVLGNTGFLLQGINADSLGNFSTGSAVGDIQLRLSDRAAAQPTSALTLAGNLDAGAAVGATHTMTVTTYDSAGASHEVSITFTKTAAATWDWAAACPTATVAPAGTGTVSFASNGSLAGFTYPGGGAGLTLTPTTGGAPFNMTINAGTVGGIDGLAGFANPSNAVVSGQNGYPSGELLDITVDQFGVISGFFSNGVTRSLAQIALGSFTNPSGLTRAGDNAFEESSNSGIAIVGFAGVTNDSTITAGALEGSNVDISQEFTNMIVTQRGFQANARVITTADELLNELVNLRR